A single region of the Lathamus discolor isolate bLatDis1 chromosome 13, bLatDis1.hap1, whole genome shotgun sequence genome encodes:
- the LOC136021493 gene encoding myosin heavy chain, skeletal muscle, adult isoform X2, with the protein MTSPDAEMAAFGEAAPYLRKSEKERIEAQNRPFDAKSSVFVVHPKESFVKGTIQSKESGKVTVKSEGGETLTVKDDQIFPMNPPKYDKIEDMAMMTHLHEPAVLYNLKERYAAWMIYTYSGLFCVTVNPYKWLPVYNPEVVLAYRGKKRQEAPPHIFSISDNAYQFMLTDRENQSILITGESGAGKTVNTKRVIQYFATIAASGEKKKEDQPGKMQGTLEDQIISANPLLEAFGNAKTVRNDNSSRFGKFIRIHFGATGKLASADIETYLLEKSRVTFQLKAERSYHIFYQIMSNKKPELIDMLLITTNPYDFHYVSQGEVTVPSIDDQEELMATDSAIDILGFSADEKTAIYKLTGAVMHYGNLKFKQKQREEQAEPDGTEVADKAAYLMGLNSAELLKALCYPRVKVGNEYVTKGQTVEQVNNAVGALAKAVFEKMFLWMVVRINQQLDTKQPRQYFIGVLDIAGFEIFDFNSFEQLCINFTNEKLQQFFNHHMFVLEQEEYKKEGIEWEFIDFGMDLAACIELIEKPMGIFSILEEECMFPKATDTSFKNKLYDQHLGKSNNFQKPKPAKGKVEAHFSLVHYAGTVDYNITGWLEKNKDPLNETVIGLYQKSSLKTLALLFANYGGADAGQLCENYAGGGGKKGGKKKGSSFQTVSALFRENLNKLMANLRSTHPHFVRCIIPNETKTPGAMEHELVLHQLRCNGVLEGIRICRKGFPSRVLYADFKQRYRVLNASAIPDGQFMDSKKASEKLLGSIDVDHTQYRFGHTKVFFKAGLLGLLEEMRDDKLAEIMTMTQARCRGFLMRVEYKKMVERRESIFCIQYNVRAFMNVKHWPWMKLFFKIKPLLKSAESEKEMANMKQEFEKTKEELAKSEAKRKELEEKMVALLQEKNDLQLQVQAEADSLADAEERCDQLIKTKIQLEAKIKEVTERAEDEEELNAELTAKKRKLEDECSELKKDIDDLELTLAKVEKEKHATENKVKNLTEEMAALDETIAKLTKEKKALQEAHQQTLDDLQVEEDKVNTLTKAKTKLEQQVDDLEGSLEQEKKLRMDLERAKRKLEGDLKLAQDSIMDLENDKQQMDEKLKKKDFEISQIQSKIEDEQALGMQLQKKIKELQARIEELEEEIEAERTSRAKAEKHRSDLSRELEEISERLEEAGGATAAQIEMNKKREAEFQKMRRDLEEATLQHEATAAALRKKHADSTAELGEQIDNLQRVKQKLEKEKSELKMEIDDLASNMESVSKAKANLEKMCRTLEDQLSELKTKEEQNQRMINDLNTQRARLQTESGEYSRQVEEKDALISQLSRGKQGFTQQIEELKRHLEEEIKAKNALAHALQSARHDCDLLREQYEEEQEAKGELQRALSKANSEVAQWRTKYETDAIQRTEELEEAKKKLAQRLQDAEEHVEAVNAKCASLEKTKQRLQNEVEDLMIDVERSNAACAALDKKQKNFDKILAEWKQKYEETQAELEASQKEARSLSTELFKMKNAYEESLDHLETLKRENKNLQQEISDLTEQIAEGGKAIHELEKVKKQIEQEKSELQASLEEAEASLEHEEGKILRLQLELNQVKSEIDRKVAEKDEEIDQLKRNHLRIVESMQSTLDAEIRSRNEALRLKKKMEGDLNEMEIQLSHANRLAAEAQKNLRNTQGVLKDTQIHLDDALRTQEDLKEQVAMVERRANLLQAEVEELRAALEQTERSRKLAEQELLDATERVQLLHTQNTSLINTKKKLETDIVQIQGEMEDTIQEARNAEEKAKKAITDAAMMAEELKKEQDTSAHLERMKKNLDQTVKDLQLRLDEAEQLALKGGKKQIQKLEARVRELEGEVDAEQKRSAEAVKGVRKYERRVKELTYQTEEDRKNILRLQDLVDKLQMKVKSYKRQAEEAEELSNVNLSKFRKIQHELEEAEERADIAESQVNKLRAKSREFHGKKIEEEE; encoded by the exons ATGACGTCTCCGGACGCTGAGATGGCCGCCTTTGGGGAGGCGGCTCCTTACCTCCGAAAATCAGAAAAGGAGAGAATCGAGGCCCAGAACAGGCCTTTCGATGCCAAATCATCAGTCTTTGTGGTGCATCCCAAGGAATCCTTTGTGAAAGGGACAATCCAGAGCAAAGAATCAGGGAAGGTCACTGTCAAGTCTGAAGGTGGAGAG ACCCTGACCGTGAAGGATGATCAAATCTTTCCCATGAACCCTCCCAAGTATGATAAAATCGAGGACATGGCCATGATGACCCACCTCCATGAACCCGCTGTGCTGTACAACCTCAAAGAGCGTTACGCAGCCTGGATGATCTAC ACCTACTCGGGTCTCTTCTGTGTCACCGTCAACCCCTACAAGTGGCTGCCGGTGTACAACCCAGAGGTGGTGTTGGCCTACCGAGGCAAGAAGCGCCAGGAGGCCCCTCCACACATCTTCTCCATCTCTGACAACGCCTATCAGTTCATGCTGACTG ATCGTGAGAATCAGTCGATCCTGATCAC CGGAGAATCCGGAGCAGGGAAGACTGTGAACACAAAGCGTGTCATCCAGTACTTTGCAACAATTGCAGCGAgtggggagaagaagaaagaagatcaGCCAGGCAAAATGCAG gGAACGCTTGAAGATCAAATCATCAGCGCCAACCCACTGCTGGAGGCCTTTGGAAATGCCAAGACTGTGAGGAACGACAACTCCTCACGCTTT GGCAAGTTCATCAGAATCCACTTTGGGGCCACAGGCAAACTGGCTTCTGCTGACATTGAAACTT ATCTGCTGGAAAAGTCCAGAGTCACTTTCCAGCTCAAGGCAGAAAGAAGCTACCACATATTCTATCAGATCATGTCCAACAAGAAGCCGGAGCTAATTG acATGCTCCTCATTACCACCAACCCTTATGATTTCCACTACGTGAGTCAAGGTGAGGTCACTGTTCCCAGTATTGATGACCAGGAGGAGCTTATGGCTACAGAT AGTGCCATTGACATCCTGGGCTTCAGTGCCGATGAGAAGACAGCCATCTACAAACTGACAGGGGCTGTCATGCACTATGGGAATCTGAAATTCAAGCAGAAACAACGAGAGGAACAGGCAGAGCCTGATGGCACTGAAG TGGCTGACAAGGCTGCCTATCTGATGGGCCTTAATTCAGCtgagttgctcaaagccctgtgtTACCCCAGAGTCAAGGTTGGGAACGAATACGTGACCAAAGGTCAAACTGTTGAGCAG GTGAACAATGCAGTTGGTGCCCTGGCAAAAGCTGTCTTTGAGAAAATGTTCTTGTGGATGGTTGTTCGTATCAACCAACAGCTGGATACCAAGCAGCCCAGACAGTACTTCATTGGTGTCCTGGACATTGCTGGCTTTGAAATCTTTGAT TTCAACAGCTTTGAGCAGCTGTGCATCAACTTCACCAATGAGAAACTGCAACAGTTCTTCAACCACCACATGTTTGTGCTGGAGCAAGAAGAGTacaagaaggaaggaattgAATGGGAGTTCATTGACTTTGGGATGGACCTGGCTGCCTGCATTGAGCTCATTGAGAAG CCCATGGGCATCTTCTCCATCCTGGAAGAGGAGTGCATGTTCCCCAAGGCAACTGACACCTCTTTCAAGAACAAGCTCTATGACCAGCACCTGGGCAAGTCCAACAACTTCCAGAAGCCAAAGCCTGCCAAAGGAAAAGTTGAGGCCCACTTTTCCCTTGTGCACTATGCTGGCACGGTGGACTACAACATCACTGGCTGGCTTGAGAAGAACAAAGACCCTCTGAATGAAACTGTCATTGGGTTGTACCAGAAGTCATCCCTGAAGACACTGGCTTTACTCTTTGCAAACTATGGTGGAGCAGATGCAGGTCAGCTTTGTGAAAATT ATGCTGGTGGCGGTGGCAAGAAGGGTGGCAAGAAGAAGGGTTCTTCTTTCCAGACTGTCTCAGCTCTTTTCCGG GAGAACTTAAACAAGCTGATGGCTAACCTGAGAAGCACTCACCCCCATTTTGTACGATGCATCAtcccaaatgaaacaaaaacaccTG GTGCCATGGAGCATGAGCTGGTGCTGCATCAGCTGCGCTGCAATGGTGTGCTGGAAGGCATCAGGATTTGCAGGAAAGGATTTCCCAGCAGAGTCCTGTATGCTGACTTCAAACAAAG ataCAGAGTGCTCAATGCCAGTGCTATTCCAGATGGACAGTTCATGGACAGCAAGAAGGCTTCAGAGAAGCTCCTTGGGTCCATTGATGTGGACCATACCCAGTACAGATTTGGTCACACAAAG GTGTTCTTCAAAGCTGGGTTGCTGGGACTCCTGGAGGAGATGAGAGATGACAAGCTGGCAGAAATTATGACCATGACGCAAGCCAGGTGCAGGGGCTTCCTCATGAGGGTGGAGTACAAGAAAATGGTGGAGAGGAG GGAATCCATCTTCTGTATCCAGTACAATGTTCGTGCATTCATGAATGTGAAGCACTGGCCTTGGATGAAGCTGTTCTTCAAGATCAAGCCCTTGCTGAAGAGTGCAGAATCTGAGAAAGAGATGGCCAACATGAAACAAGAGTTTGAGAAAACGAAGGAGGAACTTGCAAAGTCTGAGGCAAAGAGAAAGgagctggaagagaaaatggtggccctgctgcaggagaaaaatgatcTGCAGCTCCAAGTACAGGCG GAAGCAGACAGCTTGGCTGATGCTGAGGAGAGATGTGACCAGCtcatcaaaaccaaaatccagCTGGAAGCCAAAATTAAGGAGGTGACTGAAAGGgctgaggatgaggaggaactGAATGCGGAGCTGACAGCCAAGAAGAGAAAACTGGAGGATGAATGTTCAGAGCTGAAGAAAGATATTGATGACCTTGAGCTGACGTTGGCCAAagtggagaaggaaaagcatgCCACTGAAAACAAG GTGAAAAACCTCACAGAGGAGATGGCAGCCCTAGATGAGACCATCGCCAAGCtgacaaaagagaagaaagcccTCCAAGAGGCCCATCAGCAGACACTGGATGACTTGCAAGTAGAGGAAGACAAAGTCAATACTCTGACCAAGGCTAAGACCAAGCTGGAGCAACAAGTGGATGAT CTGGAAGGGTCCCTGGAGCAAGAGAAGAAACTGCGCATGGACCTTGAGAGAGCCAAGAGGAAACTTGAAGGAGACCTGAAGCTGGCCCAAGACAGCATCATGGATTTGGAAAATGATAAGCAGCAGATggatgagaaactgaagaa GAAAGACTTTGAAATCAGCCAGATCCAGAGCAAAATTGAGGATGAACAAGCCCTGGGTATGCAATTACAGAAAAAGATCAAGGAGCTGCAG GCTCGTATTGAGGAACTGGAGGAGGAAATTGAGGCAGAGCGAACCTCTCGGGCAAAAGCAGAGAAGCATCGGTCTGACCTCTcgagggagctggaggagatcaGCGAGCGCCTGGAAGAAGCAGGAGGGGCTACAGCAGCTCAGATCGAGATGAACAAGAAGCGTGAGGCCGAGTTCCAGAAGATGCGTCGTGACCTCGAAGAGGCCACGCTGCAGCACGAAGCCACGGCTGCTGCCCTGCGCAAGAAGCACGCGGACAGCACCGCTGAGCTTGGGGAGCAGATCGACAACCTGCAGCGAGTGaagcagaagctggagaaagagaagagtgaGCTGAAGATGGAGATCGACGACCTGGCCAGTAACATGGAGTCCGTCTCCAAAGCCAAG GCAAATCTGGAGAAGATGTGCCGCACCCTGGAAGACCAGCTGAGTGAGCTTAAAACTAAGGAGGAGCAGAACCAGCGCATGATCAATGACCTCAATACCCAAAGAGCTCGTCTGCAGACAGAATCAG GTGAATATTCACGCCAAGTGGAGGAAAAAGATGCTCTGATTTCTCAGCTGTCCAGGGGCAAACAAGGATTTACCCAACAGATTGAGGAGCTCAAGAGGCATCTAGAGGAAGAAATTAAG GCCAAGAACGCGCTGGCCCACGCCTTGCAGTCTGCTCGCCACGACTGTGACTTGCTCCGGGAACAatatgaggaggagcaggaagccaaGGGGGAGCTGCAGCGTGCCCTGTCCAAGGCCAACAGCGAAGTGGCCCAGTGGAGAACCAAATACGAGACGGACGCCATTCAGCGCacggaggagctggaggaggccaA GAAGAAGCTGGCACAGCGCCTGCAGGATGCAGAGGAACATGTTGAAGCAGTCAATGCCAAATGTGCCTCCctggaaaagacaaagcagaggctgcagaatGAAGTGGAGGACCTGATGATTGATGTGGAGAGATCCAATGCTGCCTGTGCAGCTCTGGATAAGAAGCAGAAGAACTTTGACAAG ATCTTGGCAGAATGGAAGCAGAAGTATGAGGAAACCCAGGCTGAGCTGGAAGCCTCCCAGAAGGAGGCCCGCTCTCTCAGCACAGAGCTGTTTAAGATGAAGAATGCCTATGAGGAGTCCTTGGACCACTTGGAAACGCTCAAGCGCGAGAACAAGAACTTGCAGC AGGAGATCTCCGACCTCACGGAGCAGATTGCCGAGGGAGGAAAAGCGATTCATGAGCTGGAGAAAGTCAAGAAGCAGATTGAGCAGGAGAAATCTGAGCTCCAAGCCTCGCTGGAGGAAGCTGAG gctTCCCTAGAACATGAAGAGGGGAAGATCCTGCGCCTCCAGCTTGAGCTCAACCAGGTCAAGTCTGAGATTGACAGGAAGGTAGCAGAGAAAGATGAGGAGATCGACCAGCTGAAGAGAAACCACCTCAGAATTGTGGAGTCCATGCAGAGCACCCTGGATGCTGAGATCAGGAGCAGGAATGAAGCCCTGCGTCTGAAGAAGAAGATGGAAGGAGATCTGAATGAAATGGAGATCCAGCTCAGCCATGCCAACCGCTTGGCTGCTGAGGCACAGAAGAACCTGAGAAACACACAGGGAGTGCTCAAG GATACTCAGATACACTTGGACGATGCTCTGAGGACACAGGAGGACCTGAAGGAGCAGGTGGCCATGGTGGAGCGCAGAGCAAACCTGTTGCAGGCTGAAGTTGAGGAGCTACGGGCAGCCCTGGAGCAGACGGAGCGGTCCAGGAAATTGGCTGAGCAGGAGCTTCTGGATGCCACTGAACGTGTGCAGCTCCTCCATACCCAG AACACCAGCTTGATCAACACCAAGAAGAAGCTGGAAACAGACATCGTGCAAATTCAGGGTGAGATGGAGGATACCATCCAGGAAGCCCGCAATGCTGAAGAGAAAGCCAAGAAGGCCATCACAGAT GCAGCCATGATGGCAGAAGAGCTGAAGAAGGAGCAGGACACCAGCGCCCACCTGGAGAGGATGAAGAAGAACCTGGACCAGACGGTGAAGGACCTGCAGCTCCGTCTGGATGAGGCCGAGCAGTTGGCACTGAAGGGAGGCAAGAAGCAAATCCAGAAGCTGGAGGCCAGA GTGCGGGAGCTGGAAGGGGAGGTTGATGCTGAGCAGAAGCGCAGCGCTGAAGCCGTGAAGGGTGTGCGCAAGTATGAGAGAAGGGTGAAGGAGCTGACCTACCAG ACTGAGGAAGACCGGAAGAATATTCTGAGGCTCCAGGATCTGGTGGACAAGCTGCAAATGAAAGTGAAATCCTACAAGAGACAAGCAGAGGAGGCT GAGGAGCTGTCCAATGTCAACCTCTCCAAGTTCCGCAAGATCCAGCATGAGCTGGAGGAAGCTGAGGAGCGGGCTGACATTGCAGAGTCCCAGGTCAACAAGCTCCGAGCCAAGAGCCGGGAGTTTCATGGCAAGAAGATAGAAGAGGAAGAGTGA